In a genomic window of Methylobacter sp. YRD-M1:
- a CDS encoding hybrid sensor histidine kinase/response regulator, whose product MQALIQFLFGAEEFLPHGFCFLWKPQLLWLFVVSDLIITLAYFSISFALGYFICKRRDIEYKWVFVLFSLFIFACGATHLLSVVTIWKPVYGLEAVAKVVTTVVSLVASIVLWPLIPKAILIPSRNQLINANRELEEEILIHKKTKKALKQLNEDLDRQVELRTKELLSANQALKDGEQRFKRVVHIIPAAIFTIKRTDDPEIPYKVSFVSDSIAAISGFEPFRWCMDETLWKDHVCPDEQNTLFAFINALEFDRVDITAESVHCLPPWQNQWRLWHPAKGEIWLEGSSIPEVEADGSILWYGFIHDITERKRPEEALREADRRKDEFLAMLAHELRNPLAPIRNSVHLLKEQDAAASPMLEWCCNVIDRQSSHMARLLDDLLDVARTMQGKISLKTEHFNLTEIVDSAIETSSPLIKARGLKLVILHSATPQWLKGDRFRLAQVLSNLLNNAAKYTDEGGRITLSVSQEASMALIKVRDTGIGIAPDMLPHIFDLFTQADGSLSRSQGGLGIGLTLVRRLVEMHGGSVNASSAGIGQGSEFTVRLPLLSNEYKEVAESAPSGGAMPLCPKLRILVVDDYPDALDSLSMLLQAEGHEVDTANCGAKAIERAQAFRPQAVLLDIGLPDMDGYEVAQRLRELPETQLSVLIALTGYGQPEDRARSKHAGFDHHLLKPVDPDKLAALLASLADEAG is encoded by the coding sequence GTGCAAGCGCTAATACAATTTTTATTTGGTGCAGAAGAGTTTTTACCGCATGGTTTCTGTTTTCTCTGGAAACCTCAATTGCTGTGGCTTTTTGTTGTTTCCGACTTGATTATTACGCTAGCGTATTTCTCCATTTCTTTCGCTCTGGGTTATTTTATCTGCAAACGGCGAGACATCGAGTATAAATGGGTTTTCGTGTTGTTCAGTCTCTTCATTTTTGCCTGCGGAGCCACCCATTTACTGTCCGTCGTCACTATCTGGAAACCGGTTTACGGATTGGAGGCAGTAGCCAAGGTCGTTACTACAGTTGTTTCTTTGGTGGCCTCAATAGTGTTATGGCCGCTTATCCCAAAGGCCATCCTTATTCCGAGCCGAAATCAGTTAATCAATGCGAATCGGGAGCTGGAAGAAGAAATTCTTATTCATAAAAAGACTAAAAAGGCATTGAAGCAATTAAATGAAGACTTGGACCGTCAAGTTGAGCTAAGAACCAAAGAACTGCTAAGTGCCAACCAGGCGCTCAAAGACGGTGAACAACGTTTTAAGCGGGTCGTGCACATTATTCCGGCGGCTATTTTTACGATCAAACGAACCGATGATCCAGAAATTCCCTATAAGGTTTCATTTGTCAGCGACTCAATTGCCGCCATTTCAGGATTTGAGCCGTTCAGATGGTGCATGGATGAAACTTTATGGAAGGATCATGTTTGTCCTGATGAGCAGAACACGCTGTTTGCCTTCATCAATGCGCTTGAGTTCGACAGAGTCGATATAACCGCCGAATCGGTGCATTGCCTGCCGCCCTGGCAGAACCAATGGCGGTTATGGCATCCAGCCAAGGGCGAGATCTGGCTGGAAGGCAGCTCGATTCCGGAGGTCGAGGCCGATGGCAGTATCTTATGGTATGGCTTTATCCATGACATTACCGAACGCAAGCGCCCCGAAGAAGCACTGCGCGAGGCCGATCGCCGCAAGGACGAATTTCTGGCTATGCTGGCGCACGAGTTGCGCAATCCGTTGGCGCCTATCCGTAATTCCGTGCACTTGTTGAAAGAGCAGGACGCGGCTGCCAGTCCCATGCTGGAATGGTGCTGTAATGTCATCGACCGTCAATCCAGCCATATGGCCCGTCTGCTGGATGATCTGCTCGATGTGGCGCGCACCATGCAGGGCAAGATCTCGCTGAAGACCGAGCATTTCAATCTGACCGAGATCGTGGATAGCGCCATAGAAACCAGCAGCCCCCTGATTAAAGCACGCGGACTGAAGCTGGTGATTCTGCATTCGGCAACGCCGCAATGGCTTAAAGGTGATCGCTTCCGTCTGGCTCAGGTGCTCTCGAATCTGCTCAATAATGCCGCCAAATATACCGATGAAGGCGGACGGATTACGCTGAGCGTGAGCCAGGAAGCATCCATGGCGCTGATCAAGGTCCGGGATACAGGCATCGGCATTGCGCCCGATATGCTGCCGCATATCTTTGATCTTTTCACGCAGGCCGACGGTTCGTTGTCCCGCTCTCAGGGCGGCTTAGGGATCGGGCTTACTCTGGTGCGCAGACTGGTCGAAATGCACGGAGGGAGTGTAAACGCATCAAGCGCGGGCATCGGGCAGGGCAGTGAATTTACGGTGCGTTTGCCGTTGTTATCGAATGAATATAAAGAAGTTGCTGAATCTGCGCCGTCAGGAGGTGCTATGCCGTTGTGTCCCAAATTGCGTATTCTTGTGGTGGATGACTATCCTGATGCGCTGGATAGTCTGTCGATGTTGCTCCAGGCGGAAGGGCATGAGGTCGATACGGCCAATTGCGGTGCGAAAGCGATTGAGCGCGCGCAAGCCTTCCGGCCGCAGGCCGTATTGCTGGATATCGGTCTCCCCGATATGGATGGTTATGAAGTGGCGCAACGGTTGCGCGAATTACCGGAAACGCAGCTGTCCGTCCTGATTGCCTTGACCGGTTACGGGCAGCCCGAAGACCGCGCGCGCTCAAAGCACGCAGGGTTCGATCATCATCTGCTGAAGCCGGTAGACCCCGATAAACTGGCCGCCTTGCTGGCATCTCTGGCGGACGAGGCCGGCTAG
- a CDS encoding multicopper oxidase domain-containing protein, with translation MKHSFKQHTLTAAVALALCTGAHAAVFVQCPGDTDGDALWNSPGETPPATPTKCMHLTAGDGFAVMPDGHPMYTFGFSDRTGTPANQAISKGILGAHWPGPKIELEEDQEFYLSLTNVGTVMRPDLFDGHSVHFHGFPNAASVFDGVPELSFAINQGSTVTYYYNLKDPGTYIYHCHVEATEHMEMGMLANLYVHPKQDRTGCENGSCPVAKRQGGAAGAPLGYAYNDNDGTTAYDVEAPLQVSGFDSDFHDAHIQVQPLPFAALEGDYPQINGRGYPDTVKADLAMSPPKDDGFLGSPGAVLNNGEIAQNMSSLITVNKGQRLLLRLSNVSIDRFFTLTAPGLTMKIVGAGARLMRGTDGKNLYQETASVNFGGGETHDVIVETANVAPGTYFLHAAELHQMSNKTQMDGGLITEIVVN, from the coding sequence ATGAAACACTCTTTCAAGCAACACACGCTGACAGCGGCTGTCGCGCTGGCGCTGTGCACCGGAGCGCATGCCGCAGTGTTCGTGCAATGCCCCGGCGATACGGATGGCGATGCCTTATGGAATTCCCCCGGCGAAACGCCGCCCGCCACGCCTACCAAATGCATGCACCTGACCGCCGGGGACGGTTTCGCCGTCATGCCCGACGGCCATCCCATGTACACCTTCGGTTTCAGCGACCGCACCGGCACCCCGGCGAACCAGGCCATCAGCAAAGGCATTCTGGGCGCGCACTGGCCCGGCCCAAAAATAGAACTGGAGGAAGACCAGGAATTCTATCTGTCCCTGACCAATGTCGGCACTGTAATGCGGCCGGACCTGTTCGATGGCCATAGCGTGCATTTCCATGGTTTTCCGAATGCGGCTTCGGTCTTCGACGGCGTGCCGGAACTGTCGTTCGCCATCAATCAGGGCTCCACTGTCACCTATTACTATAACCTCAAAGACCCCGGCACCTATATCTACCATTGTCACGTCGAAGCCACCGAACACATGGAAATGGGCATGCTGGCCAACCTGTATGTGCACCCGAAACAGGACAGGACCGGCTGTGAAAACGGCAGCTGTCCGGTCGCCAAAAGACAAGGCGGCGCAGCCGGCGCGCCGCTGGGCTATGCCTACAACGACAATGACGGCACGACGGCTTACGATGTCGAAGCGCCCCTGCAGGTATCGGGCTTCGATTCGGATTTCCACGACGCTCATATCCAGGTGCAGCCGCTGCCGTTTGCTGCGCTGGAAGGCGACTATCCGCAGATCAACGGCCGCGGCTATCCGGATACCGTCAAAGCTGATCTGGCCATGTCTCCCCCTAAAGATGACGGTTTCCTGGGCTCACCGGGCGCAGTGCTCAATAACGGCGAAATCGCCCAGAACATGAGTTCGCTGATCACCGTCAATAAAGGCCAGCGCCTGCTGCTGCGGCTGTCCAATGTCAGCATCGACCGCTTCTTTACCCTGACCGCGCCCGGCCTGACCATGAAGATTGTCGGCGCCGGTGCGCGTCTGATGCGCGGAACCGACGGCAAGAACCTGTATCAGGAAACCGCCTCGGTCAACTTCGGCGGCGGGGAAACTCATGATGTCATCGTCGAAACAGCCAATGTCGCGCCCGGAACCTATTTCCTCCATGCCGCGGAACTGCACCAGATGAGCAACAAAACCCAGATGGACGGCGGCCTGATCACCGAGATTGTCGTGAATTAA
- a CDS encoding S8 family peptidase, with product MPIIVRFSDQLDIPALNATLESEARQKYADPKQRKAKRSWLKRVMMIEKLQQNSKKTTRQLQDFLKSRGTHRKLKPLWAVNSIAAELPADLIGELAALQGVQQITLDAKIQGPVTDTVSSTSNFWNLDATHAPNLWKLGHTGQGVVVASMDTGVDNTHPDLGPKWRGGAHDWFDPYGQEAAPADVNGHGTQVMGLIVGGESGGYRIGMAPDAQWIAAKIFDDSNRATLSGIHAAYQWILDPDGDLNTDDTPNIVNNSWDLDGSTNQCNQEFSQDITLLKEADITVLFSGGNYGPTTASSVSPANNPASVSVGAVDTSLAVDNSSSRGPGACGGGIFPGIVAPGSEIMTTDRMPLFYNFVSGTSFAAVHVSGGMALLKSAFPLATASQLETAVISSAADLGSPGPDNTYGNGMLDVQAAYDWLEANIGNDAAEAH from the coding sequence GTGCCAATCATTGTCAGATTTTCGGATCAGCTGGATATTCCGGCTTTGAACGCCACGCTGGAATCAGAAGCCCGGCAGAAGTACGCCGATCCCAAACAACGCAAAGCCAAGCGCTCCTGGCTCAAGCGCGTCATGATGATCGAAAAGCTGCAGCAAAACTCGAAAAAAACTACCCGGCAACTACAGGATTTCCTTAAATCGCGCGGCACGCACCGCAAGCTGAAGCCGCTGTGGGCCGTCAATAGCATCGCTGCCGAACTGCCGGCCGATTTAATCGGAGAACTGGCCGCGTTACAAGGTGTGCAGCAGATTACCCTGGATGCGAAAATTCAGGGGCCAGTTACCGACACCGTCTCCAGCACGTCTAATTTCTGGAATCTGGACGCCACACATGCGCCCAATCTATGGAAGCTGGGCCATACTGGCCAAGGCGTCGTCGTGGCCAGTATGGATACCGGTGTGGATAATACCCATCCCGATCTGGGTCCGAAATGGCGGGGCGGCGCGCATGACTGGTTCGATCCTTACGGCCAGGAGGCCGCTCCAGCTGATGTGAATGGCCATGGCACCCAGGTCATGGGACTGATCGTGGGCGGCGAGTCCGGCGGCTACCGGATCGGCATGGCGCCGGATGCCCAATGGATTGCCGCCAAAATTTTCGACGACAGCAATCGGGCGACGCTCAGCGGCATTCATGCCGCCTATCAGTGGATACTGGACCCGGACGGCGACCTGAATACCGATGACACCCCGAATATCGTCAACAATTCATGGGATCTCGACGGCTCCACGAACCAGTGCAATCAGGAATTTTCCCAGGACATCACGCTCCTGAAGGAAGCCGACATAACGGTGCTCTTCTCCGGCGGCAACTACGGCCCGACGACGGCAAGCAGCGTGAGCCCGGCGAACAACCCTGCCTCGGTTTCCGTCGGCGCAGTGGATACTTCACTGGCAGTCGACAACAGCAGCAGCCGCGGCCCCGGCGCTTGCGGCGGCGGCATTTTCCCGGGCATTGTCGCGCCCGGCTCTGAAATCATGACGACCGATCGCATGCCGCTCTTCTATAACTTTGTTTCCGGCACCTCTTTCGCAGCGGTCCACGTCAGCGGCGGCATGGCGCTGCTCAAGAGCGCCTTTCCGCTGGCAACGGCCAGCCAGCTGGAAACGGCGGTGATCAGCAGCGCCGCTGATCTCGGCAGTCCCGGGCCGGACAATACCTATGGCAATGGCATGCTGGATGTACAGGCGGCCTATGACTGGCTGGAAGCCAACATCGGAAACGACGCGGCCGAAGCACACTGA
- a CDS encoding helix-turn-helix transcriptional regulator: MKRKLLFCKNIRPYLMLAIKAVIFQEERSTYSSIIQNLLASSQPEAIIKYDGSIVVGNNKLTEQIRQVGLSALPFRLRLKIKNLIDEQSSSGTWQHDLAYYRLKRRLYAITLKPVEIEINLSERTWLLTLTRLSNTTSLLIRTLNEANLTRRETEIVLCLQKGLSSARIAEKLNLSYHTVRTHLKNIYKKLNISSVHELMAFLLKHSAS; the protein is encoded by the coding sequence ATGAAAAGGAAATTACTATTCTGCAAAAATATCCGTCCGTATCTGATGCTGGCAATTAAGGCGGTTATTTTTCAGGAAGAAAGATCAACCTATAGCAGCATCATACAGAATCTCCTCGCCTCCTCCCAGCCTGAAGCCATAATCAAATATGACGGCTCTATTGTTGTCGGCAATAATAAACTTACTGAACAAATCCGGCAGGTTGGCCTATCCGCTTTACCATTCAGATTACGGCTGAAAATCAAAAACCTTATTGACGAGCAATCGAGTTCGGGCACTTGGCAACATGACCTTGCCTATTACCGCCTGAAACGAAGGCTCTACGCTATTACGCTCAAGCCTGTGGAAATCGAAATAAATCTTTCAGAACGCACTTGGCTGTTGACGCTGACGAGGCTTTCCAATACCACTTCTTTGCTGATTCGTACACTTAATGAAGCCAATTTGACAAGACGGGAAACTGAAATTGTCCTTTGTCTGCAGAAAGGCCTGTCCTCTGCCAGGATTGCAGAGAAATTAAACTTGAGCTATCACACCGTACGTACCCATCTCAAAAACATCTATAAAAAGCTGAATATTTCCTCTGTCCATGAATTGATGGCTTTTCTTCTGAAACATAGCGCCAGCTGA
- the dapE gene encoding succinyl-diaminopimelate desuccinylase: protein MSDTLELLKDLIQRDSVTPKDAGCQDLLAARLKKLGFKEERLDFEDTQNIWLRRGEAKPLFVFLGHTDVVPPGPLTAWVSPPFEPTIRDGKLYGRGAADMKGGIACFITAVERFIAQHPEHQGSIAILLTSDEEGIATNGVVKVVEVLEKRNEKIDWCLVGEPSSDKKIGDVIRVGRRGSLCARLTVIGIQGHVAYPELAENPIHTFAPALKELTEEVWDRGNKFFPPTSLQVSNINAGTGAENIIPGSVEIQFNLRFCTELDEETIKQRTQAILDKHGFRYELQWRLSGNPFLTEKGALIDAAHVAIKAVTGFETLDDTGGGTSDGRFIAPTGAQVIELGPLNESIHKVNENIGLEDLEILARIYENMLVDLLA, encoded by the coding sequence ATGAGCGACACCCTAGAACTGCTTAAAGATCTCATCCAACGCGACTCGGTAACACCCAAGGATGCCGGCTGTCAGGACCTGCTGGCCGCACGCTTGAAAAAACTAGGCTTTAAAGAAGAACGACTGGATTTTGAGGATACCCAAAACATCTGGCTCAGACGCGGTGAAGCGAAACCGTTATTCGTCTTCCTGGGACACACTGATGTCGTGCCGCCAGGGCCATTGACAGCCTGGGTCTCGCCCCCGTTTGAACCCACCATCCGCGACGGCAAGCTCTACGGCCGCGGCGCCGCCGACATGAAAGGCGGCATCGCCTGTTTTATCACTGCCGTTGAACGTTTTATCGCCCAGCATCCTGAGCATCAGGGCTCCATTGCCATCCTGCTGACCAGCGATGAAGAAGGCATCGCCACGAACGGCGTCGTCAAAGTGGTCGAAGTCCTGGAAAAACGCAACGAGAAAATCGACTGGTGCCTGGTTGGCGAGCCGTCCAGCGACAAGAAGATCGGCGATGTCATCCGTGTCGGCCGTCGCGGCTCTTTATGCGCCAGGTTGACTGTTATCGGCATACAAGGCCATGTGGCCTACCCCGAACTGGCTGAAAATCCCATTCACACTTTTGCGCCTGCGTTAAAAGAATTGACCGAAGAAGTCTGGGATCGCGGCAACAAATTCTTCCCGCCGACCAGCCTGCAGGTATCTAATATCAATGCCGGCACCGGCGCTGAAAACATCATCCCCGGCAGTGTGGAAATCCAGTTCAACCTGCGTTTCTGCACGGAGCTGGACGAGGAAACCATCAAACAGCGCACGCAAGCCATACTGGACAAACACGGCTTCAGATATGAACTGCAATGGCGCTTATCGGGCAATCCGTTTCTGACCGAAAAAGGCGCATTGATTGATGCGGCTCATGTCGCTATCAAGGCCGTTACCGGTTTTGAAACGCTTGATGACACGGGCGGAGGTACCTCTGACGGCCGATTTATCGCGCCGACTGGAGCGCAGGTCATCGAACTCGGGCCGCTCAATGAAAGTATTCATAAGGTCAACGAAAATATCGGGCTGGAAGACCTGGAGATCCTGGCCCGAATCTATGAAAACATGCTCGTTGATCTGCTGGCATAG
- a CDS encoding Ig-like domain-containing protein: MKNSITIKTCLAPITAACSLALAASPTFALDYYLAAKPYTKILPDGSNVPMWGYVEDAGGACYNAADNLTRQTCIAALPAPTLPGPRISVPVGDTLTVSLSNGLPEPTSIIIPGQERPTSTAGNGPTWNDGSTGPRANAAQKVRSYGREAAANGGRELYIWSATNGNELTRSGTFLYHSGTHPQKQVYMGLYGAVTRDAAAGQVYPGVSYDNEVMLFYSDIDPAINQAVANGTYTTSIDYQARWFLINGEPYNPATKTSPEMSIPAGASGTKTLVRFLSTASETHVPALQGLYAAIHGEDGLQYNYQEGGMSTPSPREQYSIELPPLKTRDAIVTAPANGAYAVYDGNGYMTNPSDPADPASTGDTAGGMLRFLSFSEANLLPSALADINTAEEGGVAAGGNVLSNDNPGDAPASVTAASQGDRTIALGEEFVTAIGGRLILNTDGSYRYIPPASGSLTANVAEVFSYTITDANGDTSRATLTVTVADVSP; the protein is encoded by the coding sequence ATGAAAAACTCAATCACCATAAAAACCTGCCTGGCGCCAATCACTGCCGCCTGTTCCTTGGCACTGGCAGCAAGTCCGACTTTCGCCCTGGATTATTATCTGGCGGCCAAGCCCTACACTAAAATCCTGCCGGACGGCAGCAACGTGCCGATGTGGGGCTATGTCGAAGACGCCGGCGGCGCTTGCTACAATGCCGCCGACAATCTGACCCGTCAGACCTGTATTGCAGCCTTGCCAGCCCCCACCCTGCCCGGGCCGCGCATCAGCGTGCCGGTCGGCGACACCCTGACCGTCTCTCTGAGCAACGGCCTGCCCGAGCCGACTTCGATCATCATCCCGGGCCAGGAACGGCCGACTTCCACAGCCGGCAACGGTCCGACCTGGAATGACGGCTCCACAGGACCACGGGCCAATGCGGCTCAAAAAGTGCGCTCTTATGGCCGTGAGGCCGCTGCCAACGGCGGCCGGGAGCTATACATCTGGAGCGCGACAAACGGCAATGAGCTGACCCGCTCAGGCACATTCCTGTACCACAGCGGCACCCATCCGCAGAAGCAGGTGTACATGGGCCTGTACGGCGCAGTCACAAGGGATGCCGCGGCAGGCCAAGTCTATCCCGGCGTGAGCTATGACAACGAGGTCATGCTGTTCTACAGCGACATCGATCCGGCCATCAACCAGGCGGTCGCGAACGGAACCTACACGACATCCATTGATTACCAGGCGCGCTGGTTCCTGATCAACGGCGAGCCTTACAATCCGGCTACCAAAACCAGCCCTGAAATGAGCATCCCCGCGGGTGCGTCTGGCACAAAAACTCTGGTGCGCTTTCTCAGCACGGCCAGCGAAACCCATGTACCCGCCCTGCAAGGCCTTTATGCCGCGATCCACGGCGAGGACGGCCTGCAGTATAACTATCAGGAGGGAGGCATGAGCACGCCATCACCGCGCGAGCAATATTCCATCGAATTGCCGCCCCTGAAGACCCGGGACGCGATCGTAACCGCGCCGGCAAACGGCGCTTACGCCGTGTATGACGGCAACGGCTACATGACCAACCCGTCCGATCCTGCCGATCCGGCCTCAACCGGCGACACGGCAGGCGGCATGCTGCGGTTTTTGAGTTTCTCGGAAGCCAATCTGCTTCCGTCTGCACTTGCCGACATCAATACAGCCGAAGAAGGCGGCGTTGCGGCAGGCGGCAATGTGCTGTCGAACGACAATCCGGGCGATGCTCCCGCCTCAGTGACGGCGGCAAGCCAGGGCGACAGAACTATCGCGCTGGGCGAAGAATTTGTCACTGCGATCGGCGGCAGACTGATTCTCAACACCGACGGCAGCTACAGGTACATCCCGCCCGCTTCGGGCAGCCTGACCGCGAATGTGGCCGAAGTGTTCAGCTACACGATCACTGATGCCAACGGCGACACCAGCAGAGCGACATTAACCGTGACGGTCGCTGACGTGTCCCCATAG
- a CDS encoding multicopper oxidase domain-containing protein has product MPILLKPFTRLSAALMLGLVLAAPWTQARAAGHDIRGITGPTFDLYAFPFFMNLPEGTSLYMWGFGDMNSGAGATHPEGGDYALPQYPAPTLIVNQGDTVTINLTNFGVPDPVSIVVTGHHVQAAGGIDGLVTRAAAPEQLPVTYTFTAGKPGTYLYHSLDGATPGLHVEMGLVGALIVRPAGYHADTNRIAYGIGSTSYDQEFLYLLSEIDPDVHIEMERGHYSHFTHSDRFATVYMVNGRAFPDLFASDFDSLYPHQPYQALAKAHPGERVLVREVNAGHDPHPFHHHGENLRFIARDGRPLTADGLSANLGLSNSTINSEPKQTVDAIWRWTGKNLGWDIYGTQAHACCTDNVNNETGATGPDGFDDISYEFVADHGKAFPVTLPNVTDLTLGGWWSGSPFLGDTGDLPPGEGGLNPFGGYFLMWHSHAEKELTTFDIFPGGSLSAVVVLPHATPIQ; this is encoded by the coding sequence ATGCCAATCCTACTCAAACCCTTCACCCGCCTGTCGGCCGCTTTAATGCTGGGCCTGGTGCTGGCTGCCCCGTGGACGCAGGCCCGGGCCGCCGGACACGACATCCGCGGCATTACCGGGCCGACCTTCGACCTGTATGCCTTCCCGTTCTTCATGAACCTGCCGGAAGGCACCAGCCTGTACATGTGGGGCTTCGGCGACATGAACAGCGGCGCCGGCGCCACGCATCCGGAAGGCGGCGACTATGCCCTGCCGCAATATCCGGCGCCGACCCTGATCGTCAATCAGGGCGATACGGTCACCATCAACCTGACCAATTTCGGCGTGCCCGATCCGGTGTCCATCGTTGTTACCGGACATCATGTGCAGGCCGCCGGAGGCATTGACGGCTTAGTCACGCGCGCCGCCGCCCCCGAACAACTGCCGGTCACCTATACCTTCACCGCAGGCAAACCCGGCACCTATCTCTACCACAGTCTGGACGGCGCCACCCCCGGCCTGCACGTGGAGATGGGTCTGGTCGGCGCGCTGATCGTGCGGCCAGCCGGCTACCATGCCGATACCAACAGAATCGCCTATGGCATCGGCAGCACTAGTTACGACCAGGAGTTTTTGTACCTGCTGAGCGAAATCGACCCGGATGTCCATATTGAAATGGAACGGGGTCATTATAGCCATTTCACGCATTCAGACCGGTTCGCCACGGTTTATATGGTCAACGGCCGCGCATTCCCGGACTTGTTCGCATCCGATTTCGACAGTCTGTATCCCCATCAGCCCTATCAGGCCCTGGCCAAGGCGCATCCCGGCGAGCGCGTGCTGGTCAGGGAAGTCAATGCCGGCCACGATCCGCATCCTTTCCACCATCATGGCGAAAACCTGCGCTTCATCGCCAGGGACGGCCGCCCGCTGACCGCCGATGGCCTCAGCGCCAACCTGGGCCTTTCCAACAGCACCATCAACTCGGAGCCGAAACAGACCGTCGACGCGATCTGGCGATGGACCGGCAAAAACCTCGGCTGGGATATTTATGGCACGCAGGCCCACGCCTGCTGTACGGATAATGTCAACAACGAGACCGGCGCGACCGGCCCGGACGGTTTCGACGACATCAGCTATGAGTTCGTCGCCGATCACGGCAAGGCGTTTCCCGTCACGCTGCCCAACGTGACCGACCTGACCCTGGGCGGCTGGTGGAGCGGCAGCCCTTTCCTCGGCGATACCGGCGACCTGCCGCCCGGCGAAGGCGGCCTCAATCCTTTCGGCGGCTACTTCCTGATGTGGCATTCCCATGCCGAAAAAGAGCTCACCACTTTCGACATATTTCCCGGCGGCAGCTTGAGCGCGGTCGTTGTATTGCCTCATGCCACGCCCATTCAATAA
- a CDS encoding SCO family protein — protein MAQQKFFRLAKTPTQFFLWAAIFFPVLVLLSLAANWGAATEAGASETDKPSLSVASRTRPYQRSEHRYMPNDFELTDRNGNKVKLHQALGNEHGVMLNFIFTSCTTVCPLMSASFAQVQQQLGPEREKVRLISISIDPDHDTPQRLTDYWHRFGAGPQWQLLTGRRDDVIEIQKAFEVYRGKKANHQSVTLLKGSPNGPWVRLEGYAGAADIIREYDSLSGH, from the coding sequence ATGGCGCAGCAAAAATTTTTTCGATTGGCGAAAACGCCGACCCAGTTTTTCCTGTGGGCGGCCATATTCTTTCCGGTGCTGGTCCTGTTGTCGCTGGCGGCAAATTGGGGTGCCGCGACCGAAGCCGGCGCATCGGAAACGGATAAGCCATCCTTGAGCGTTGCATCCCGGACAAGACCCTATCAACGGTCCGAGCACCGCTACATGCCAAACGATTTCGAGCTGACGGATCGAAACGGCAACAAAGTCAAGCTGCACCAGGCGCTAGGCAACGAACACGGCGTGATGCTGAACTTTATCTTCACCAGTTGCACTACCGTCTGTCCGCTGATGAGCGCCAGCTTCGCCCAGGTGCAGCAGCAACTGGGGCCGGAACGGGAAAAAGTGCGCCTGATCTCCATTTCCATCGATCCCGACCATGACACGCCGCAGCGGTTGACCGACTACTGGCATCGCTTCGGCGCCGGCCCTCAATGGCAGCTGCTGACCGGCCGCCGTGACGATGTGATCGAAATCCAGAAAGCGTTTGAAGTGTACCGGGGCAAAAAAGCCAATCACCAATCGGTCACCTTGCTGAAAGGCTCGCCGAACGGCCCATGGGTCCGGCTGGAAGGCTATGCCGGCGCCGCCGACATCATCCGGGAATACGACAGTCTGTCCGGCCACTGA
- a CDS encoding ArsC family reductase, with protein MYILYGIKNCDTVKKARKWLDENNITYRFHDFRVDGLTPEQLAHFAVHVDWSKLLNRSSTSWRQLSAEQQAGLTQDKALKLMLEMPTLIKRPVLDTGNQIIIGFTARDGGYAASLSGTGAASARDGGYAASLSGTGAASARDGGYAASLSGTDAVKS; from the coding sequence ATGTACATACTCTACGGCATAAAAAACTGCGATACCGTCAAAAAAGCCCGCAAATGGCTGGACGAAAACAACATAACCTACCGGTTCCATGACTTCAGGGTCGACGGGCTTACTCCCGAGCAGCTCGCGCATTTTGCCGTCCATGTCGACTGGAGCAAGCTGCTGAATCGCAGCAGCACCAGCTGGCGTCAGCTCAGTGCCGAGCAGCAAGCCGGTCTGACTCAGGACAAAGCCCTGAAATTGATGCTGGAAATGCCCACACTGATCAAACGCCCGGTTCTGGATACCGGCAATCAGATCATCATAGGTTTTACCGCCAGGGATGGTGGGTATGCCGCAAGCCTGTCAGGAACAGGCGCGGCGAGCGCCAGGGATGGTGGGTATGCCGCAAGCCTGTCGGGAACAGGCGCGGCGAGCGCCAGGGATGGTGGGTATGCCGCAAGCCTGTCAGGAACAGACGCAGTAAAAAGCTGA